TGCGCCGTCGTTCAGGCCTTCCCAGATGACGTCGTCATAGATGACGTCGAAGCAGATGGCCAGGCCGATCGTGACGCCGTCCACGTCGACGACCGGCGGGTTGGATCCGGGCGTGTACTCCCGTTGGATCAGACCGATCAGATCGGGCGCCAGCGCGTTGAAGAAGGGACGATCCGGAACGTACTCGCCGAACGGGACCGGATGTCTCTTGTCGTGCAGCTGCGTAGCCGTGCCGTCGGCCGTCCAGAGCATCGACGTGTTGAAGTAGACGTCATCGCGCCCCGTCGCCGCGTTGGCGAGCAGAGGCGCATCGATGCGGTTCGAGACGAGCGTCATCCGCCGGGCGATCGCGTCGTTCTGGAACGGATCGGCGTCCAAGGACCCTTCCGGCCACACGAGCAGGTCGACGTCTTCTCCGTACAGAGGTGCGGTGGCGTCCGTCTGCGCCTGGATCACGGCGAACGCTTCGCGCTCATCGAAGTATCCCGTCGGGCCGTTCCCCTGCACCGCCGCGATCCGCATCGAGCCCGAGGGCGAGGTCGGGAAGAGCGGGGTGAACAGCAGCACGAGGATGACGACGGCCGGCGCCGACAGTCGGAGCGGCCACCGCCACAGGCGCAGCCGCACCACCTCGACCAGCATCGCGACCAGCAGCACCATCAGGAAGCTGAGTCCGCTGACCCCGAGCCAGGAGGACACGGGGGCGAGCGGGCTCTCGGCCTGGCTCATGCCGAGCCGGGCCCATGGGAAGCCGCCGTAGGGCCAGGAGCCGACGAAGAGCTCCCTGCCGACCCAGAGAGCGGCCACGACAGCCGGAAGCCCCAGGAGGCGCCCTGCGGTACCGGGGAAGGCACGAGGCAGCCACCGGTAGGCCAGAGCGATCGGAATGAGGGCGAACGCGGTGAGTCCGCCTTCGACGACACTGAGCGCGCCCCAGGGGATGGGACCGAGATAGCGCGACGTCCACGACACCAAGAGCGCGAAGAAGAGAACCCCGTACACGAGTCCGACGAGCAGGGCGCCACCGAAGCGACGGCCGATCAGCGCGACGAGCAGAAGCCCCACGGCGGGGAAAGCGAGAACCCAGACGGCCCCCTCCGGATACGCCAGGTCCATGAGGACGGCGGCGACCCCCGCGGTGAGGACGGCCGCCCAGAGCGGGAGAAGGGCGCGCTGCGGAGCGGGGCGTTCGGGCATCGTGTCCACCCTCACATCGACGAGTAGGCCACGATGCCGCGGCGGACTCCGTCGAGAGCGCTCCGCGCGGTACGCGCCAGCGCGGCATCCTCCGCGACGATCGAGAGTTGATCCAGCAGATCGATGGTCTGCTTGGCCCAGCGCACGAAGTCTCCCGCTGCCATGTCGGCGTCGATCAGGACCCGGTCCAGCGCTCCCCCGCGCGCCCAGGCGTGCATGGCGCCCGCCAGACCGGCGGCGAGCGGCTCGCTGCCGGGAAGATGGTGGTCCTGTTCCAGGTCATCCAACTCAGCCCAGAGCGTGGTGGTCTTCTCGTAGGCGGTGCGGAATGCGCCACGCGGCAGGCCGCGCTCCCCCGAATTGGCTTCATCGCGTCGCGGTTCGTACACGAGGCAGCAGGCCATGGCTGCCAGCGAAGGAGCATCCAAGCCCGCCCAGAGACCCTGTCTCAGGGACTCGGCCACCAGCAGATCCCGCTCGCCGTAGATACGGCGCATCGTGCGTCCGGCATCCGTCAGCGTCGTGTCCGCGCCATCATGCGTCACGTATTCGAGTGTCTCCAAGACCTCGACGACGCGGTCGAACACCCGCGCGACCGTTCCGGTGCGTGTCTCGATCTGGCGCCGGATCCGGTCTGTCTGGCGCTTGAGCTTCCAATAGCGCTCCGCCCAGCGGGCATGAGCCTCGCGGTCGGGACAACGGTGGCACGGGTGGCGCTGCATCTGCGTACGCAGGGTCTGGATGCGCTTCATCCGCTTGTCCCGTGACGCTCGCGGCGCCTGGGAGTCCTGGCGGTTCTTCTTCTCGAGATCGCTCAGTTCGCGGCGGATCGCGGCGTACTCTGGGAAGCTCCCGTGTTCACAAGCCATCGCGCTCTGATAACCGGCGAGCGACTCCTCGGCTTCGCGCACCTGCCGAGCGAGGCCGACGACGGCACGATCCGCCTGGAACTGCGCGAAGGACGACTCGAGGATCTGCCGCGCTCGGGGTTTGCCGAACATGTCGATCAGATTCACGGCCATGTTGTATGTCGGACGGAAGCTCGAGTTCAGGGGGTATGTGCGTCGGGACGCGAGGGCAGCGACGGCCTGGGGATCCATCCCCTCGGTCCACTGCACGACGGCGTGGCCCTCGACGTCGATGCCACGGCGTCCGGCGCGACCGGTGAGCTGTGTGTACTCCCCCGACGTGATCGCGACGCGTGCCTCGCCGTTGAATTTCTCCATCTTCTCGAGCACGACCGTACGCGCCGGCATGTTGATGCCGAGAGCCAGGGTCTCGGTCGCGAACACCACCTTGACGAGCTTGCGCTGATACAGCTCTTCCACGACCTCCTTGAAGGCGGGTAGAAGACCGGCGTGATGAGAGGCGACACCGCGTTCGAGGTTGTCCAGCCACTCCCAGTAGCCCAGGACGTCGAGGTCTTCGTCCTGGAGGGTGCGGGTGCGGTCCTCGACGATGGCCCGGATCTCGGCTCTCTCCTCCGTCGACGTCAGACGGACGCCGGAGCGACGCACCTGCTGCACGGCCGCGTCGCACCCCACGCGACTGAAGATGAAGAAGATCGCCGGGAGGAGGTTCGAGCGCTCCAGAAGGCGCACGACACCCGGACGATCCATCCGTTCGATCCGGCGCGCATTCGCGGCACGGACGGGACGGCGGCCTCCTCGGGAAGGGCGCTGCGCCTGTCGGCCCGCATGCCGGTTGCTCCGATACGCCTGCGCCTGTCGGTTGTTGTCATACGTCGACGTGGTCGATGAGCGGATGCGCATCAACTCCTGGTTGACCTGGGCCGTGGCGAGGCCGGCGCGGTCATCGAACAGGGGAAGCAGGTCGTCCCGCACGAGCACGTGCTGCTCCAACGGCACCGGCCTGATCTCGGAGACGATCACTTCGGTGTCGCCGCGCACCGTGTCGAGCCAGTCCCCGAACTCCTCGGCGTTCGAGACCGTGGCGCTCAGGGAGACCAGCCGCACCTGCGCAGGCAGGTGGATGATGACCTCTTCCCAGACAGCGCCGCGGAAACGGTCAGCGAGGTAGTGGACCTCGTCCATGATCACGTAACGGAGATCCCGGAGCGCCGTGGAGTCGGCGTAGATCATGTTGCGCAGGACTTCGGTCGTCATCACCACGATGCGCGCATTGCCGTTGATGTTGGTGTCGCCGGTGAGCAGTCCCACCTGATCGGCGCCGTAGACGTCGACCAGCTCCCGGAACTTCTGATTCGACAAGGCCTTCATGGGTGTCGTGTAGAACGCCTTGTCGGTCGGCGTCTGCATCGCGAGGTGAATCGCGAACTCGCCGACGATCGTCTTTCCTGCTCCGGTCGGTGCGGCGACGAGCACGCTGCGTCCGTTCTCGAGCGCGTGGCACCCCGCCACCTGGAAGGGATCCAGCTGGAACTTCTGCAACGCCGCGAACGCGGACGACTCCGGGTGCTCGGCCGCCTGGCGCGCCCGGGCGTACTTCTCGGAAGGTGAACTCATACCGCGTCCGGCAGGAGCCCTGACGCATCGTCGCGCTTCCGCTTTCGCCGATCGAAGATGAGGGACAGTCCGGCGGCGGCGAAGAACAGGACGATCAGGATTCCGGCGAGCATCAGCATGCTGACCACGTCGGCTGCCGGCGTCGCCAGGGCCGCGAACACGGTCGCGATGAGGATGGCCACACGCCATCCCTTCAGGATCGCCCGGCCCGACATGACCCCGGACAGATTCAGCGCCACCAGGAACACGGGGAGCACGAAGGAGACGCCGATCACGATCATCAGCTTGAAGACGAAGTCGTAGTACTCCTGCGCGTAGTAGAAGT
Above is a window of Microbacterium aurugineum DNA encoding:
- the lnt gene encoding apolipoprotein N-acyltransferase, producing the protein MPERPAPQRALLPLWAAVLTAGVAAVLMDLAYPEGAVWVLAFPAVGLLLVALIGRRFGGALLVGLVYGVLFFALLVSWTSRYLGPIPWGALSVVEGGLTAFALIPIALAYRWLPRAFPGTAGRLLGLPAVVAALWVGRELFVGSWPYGGFPWARLGMSQAESPLAPVSSWLGVSGLSFLMVLLVAMLVEVVRLRLWRWPLRLSAPAVVILVLLFTPLFPTSPSGSMRIAAVQGNGPTGYFDEREAFAVIQAQTDATAPLYGEDVDLLVWPEGSLDADPFQNDAIARRMTLVSNRIDAPLLANAATGRDDVYFNTSMLWTADGTATQLHDKRHPVPFGEYVPDRPFFNALAPDLIGLIQREYTPGSNPPVVDVDGVTIGLAICFDVIYDDVIWEGLNDGAEVLVFQTNNADFRGTDENLQQLAFARMRAIETGRSVVNVSTVGTSQVIRADGSTVTSLDAGEAGAMLDDVELRTGLTAGVLLGPVIQQLLLWGGVGALLFGWWRARGR
- a CDS encoding DEAD/DEAH box helicase, which encodes MSSPSEKYARARQAAEHPESSAFAALQKFQLDPFQVAGCHALENGRSVLVAAPTGAGKTIVGEFAIHLAMQTPTDKAFYTTPMKALSNQKFRELVDVYGADQVGLLTGDTNINGNARIVVMTTEVLRNMIYADSTALRDLRYVIMDEVHYLADRFRGAVWEEVIIHLPAQVRLVSLSATVSNAEEFGDWLDTVRGDTEVIVSEIRPVPLEQHVLVRDDLLPLFDDRAGLATAQVNQELMRIRSSTTSTYDNNRQAQAYRSNRHAGRQAQRPSRGGRRPVRAANARRIERMDRPGVVRLLERSNLLPAIFFIFSRVGCDAAVQQVRRSGVRLTSTEERAEIRAIVEDRTRTLQDEDLDVLGYWEWLDNLERGVASHHAGLLPAFKEVVEELYQRKLVKVVFATETLALGINMPARTVVLEKMEKFNGEARVAITSGEYTQLTGRAGRRGIDVEGHAVVQWTEGMDPQAVAALASRRTYPLNSSFRPTYNMAVNLIDMFGKPRARQILESSFAQFQADRAVVGLARQVREAEESLAGYQSAMACEHGSFPEYAAIRRELSDLEKKNRQDSQAPRASRDKRMKRIQTLRTQMQRHPCHRCPDREAHARWAERYWKLKRQTDRIRRQIETRTGTVARVFDRVVEVLETLEYVTHDGADTTLTDAGRTMRRIYGERDLLVAESLRQGLWAGLDAPSLAAMACCLVYEPRRDEANSGERGLPRGAFRTAYEKTTTLWAELDDLEQDHHLPGSEPLAAGLAGAMHAWARGGALDRVLIDADMAAGDFVRWAKQTIDLLDQLSIVAEDAALARTARSALDGVRRGIVAYSSM